In Lolium perenne isolate Kyuss_39 unplaced genomic scaffold, Kyuss_2.0 unplaced26, whole genome shotgun sequence, a single genomic region encodes these proteins:
- the LOC127334188 gene encoding uncharacterized protein produces the protein MPSSKPLPVPLAPSLQPLPSSAVRQKSRIDLCEIKSKIAKTIGPDRAKKYFQHLERFLSSKLSKNEFDKLCLVALGRENLPLHNHLIRSILLNACAASGPPAISAPKIAGDISSSEHTLAPPVWSGDSLSKHVKDKHSLSKSVNASTQHSSLTSVETISRENGASNLIGLKRHTHIQQSEHVESLIKRSCVSKAPLDFHVSLHSNGPSAIDARETLGEETLRRAQVPLQAPIGIQFGAANLCQTRKPSALASVSSDDSSVSCYDHGELCDTLSLRKKMEKTAQDEGLEGVSIECADLLNNGVDVFLKQLIGSCVELVGARSQHGKLSHAALKQQLSRKLINGVSLQNHAHVQGGIISPGTTNSVTIQDLKAVSELNPRLLGVNSSGLLEKINSHD, from the coding sequence ATGCCGTCGTCTAAGCCATTGCCGGTGCCACTGGCACCAAGCCTGCAACCATTACCATCATCTGCAGTACGACAGAAGAGTCGTATTGACCTTTGTGAGATCAAGTCCAAGATTGCTAAAACGATTGGGCCAGACCGAGCAAAGAAGTACTTTCAACATCTGGAGAGGTTCTTATCATCAAAATTGAGCAAAAATGAGTTCGATAAGCTCTGTCTTGTGGCACTTGGCCGTGAGAACCTCCCGTTGCACAACCACCTCATTCGTTCTATTCTTCTCAATGCATGTGCAGCAAGTGGGCCACCAGCTATTAGTGCGCCTAAGATAGCTGGGGATATCTCCAGTTCAGAACACACACTGGCCCCCCCTGTCTGGAGTGGTGACTCTTTGAGCAAGCATGTCAAAGACAAACACTCATTGAGCAAAAGTGTAAATGCATCAACACAACATTCATCTCTGACTTCTGTCGAGACTATTAGTAGGGAGAATGGCGCTTCAAATTTGATTGGTCTGAAGAGACATACACACATTCAGCAAAGTGAGCATGTGGAATCACTTATCAAGCGATCATGTGTGAGTAAGGCACCATTAGATTTCCATGTCTCTCTGCATAGCAATGGACCTTCTGCTATTGATGCTAGAGAAACTTTGGGAGAAGAAACTTTACGACGTGCCCAAGTTCCGTTGCAAGCTCCGATTGGGATTCAGTTTGGCGCTGCTAATTTGTGTCAGACCCGAAAACCTTCAGCCCTTGCTTCTGTTAGTTCAGATGACAGCTCTGTTAGTTGTTATGACCATGGTGAACTATGTGATACTTTGTCACTGAGGAAGAAAATGGAAAAAACGGCACAAGATGAAGGATTGGAAGGGGTCTCGATAGAGTGTGCTGATTTGTTGAATAATGGAGTCGATGTTTTTCTGAAGCAATTGATTGGATCTTGTGTTGAGCTTGTTGGAGCAAGATCTCAACATGGTAAACTAAGCCATGCGGCATTGAAGCAGCAGTTGTCCCGTAAGCTAATAAATGGTGTATCACTGCAAAATCATGCCCATGTGCAGGGTGGCATTATATCTCCAGGCACTACTAACTCGGTCACAATACAAGACTTGAAGGCAGTGTCAGAGCTAAACCCTCGTCTGCTTGGGGTTAATTCATCTGGGCTACTTGAAAAGATCAATTCACATGACTAA